In a single window of the Coregonus clupeaformis isolate EN_2021a chromosome 10, ASM2061545v1, whole genome shotgun sequence genome:
- the LOC121575891 gene encoding transmembrane protein 233 — MARPLALEPIRGHLGVKSSLNGSADFDRLSFVGEQHPPPPLHSYLWLTILTCFCPAYPVNIVALVFSVLSRKSYELQDYDGSRRLGQKALQVAIASIVIGLLFVAIFIIVHFTTYKF, encoded by the exons ATGGCCCGTCCTCTGGCTCTGGAGCCGATAAGAGGGCATTTGGGTGTTAAGAGTTCCCTAAATGGGAGCGCAGACTTTGACAGACTTAGTTTTGTGGGGGAACAGcatcctccacctcccctccacaGTTACCTGTGGCTAACAATCCTCACCTGCTTCTGCCCCGCGTACCCAGTCAACATTGTAGCCCTGGTCTTTTCAGTTTTG TCCAGGAAAAGTTATGAGTTGCAAGACTATGATGGCTCGCGCCGACTGGGTCAGAAAGCTCTCCAAGTGGCCATCGCCTCCATCGTCATCGGCCTCCTCTTCGTCGCCATATTCATCATCGTTCACTTCACCACG TATAAATTTTAG